Proteins found in one Acipenser ruthenus chromosome 18, fAciRut3.2 maternal haplotype, whole genome shotgun sequence genomic segment:
- the LOC131698610 gene encoding uncharacterized protein LOC131698610: MPSILSLPASKRTQSVASRFVSSLSETTPSSLPHFYWGVSLQEYGMEQKVEAVYNYLQKKDYPNHFTKYQRQNLRRLASSYSLEENTLYHYTKGVKQRVVRTISEALDLFREFHDSGGHSGIKKTRHAFTSRFYWPGMSKDIEDWISKCDKCQKVGKLLHVDTQLQNVKSPLSGIGPVLPVLSVGLAVDTGLLQKRISSPKSKETEAEAAAMSRVVIKQESAPLSPGPVTTIPPGTAELSLEGPSTSEDTAVRCFTGRTDGSREIQFLSNIEQDEMINRGITDPESPPAYWYKRNPKTPPHSWVNEPNQGQPNPESYRICHQAHPVTEEQRLSTPLVSEIDIREGQQRQLQEIQAVRTELGQL; the protein is encoded by the exons ATGCCGTCAATACTCTCCCTCCCTGCCTCAAAACGCACCCAGTCTGTAGCGTCTCGGTTTGTATCCAGTCTAAGTGAAACCACACCATCGTCACTACCCCATTTTTATTGGGGCGTGTCTCTTCAGGAATAcgg AATGGAGCAGAAGGTTGAAGCTGTTTATAACTACCTGCAAAAAAAAGATTACCCAAATCATTTTACGAAATATCAACGGCAAAATCTCAGGCGTCTCGCTTCTAGTTATTCTTTAGAAG AAAACACGTTATACCATTATACCAAGGGTGTGAAACAGAGGGTGGTGAGAACCATCTCCGAGGCCTTAGATTTATTCAGAGAATTCCACGACTCTGGAGGCCACagtggaattaaaaaaacaagacatgCTTTCACATCAAGATTTTACTGGCCAGGAATGTCAAAAGACATTGAAGACTGG ATTTCAAAGTGCGATAAATGCCAGAAAGTGGGGAAGTTACTCCACGTTGATACCCAGTTACAGAACGTCAAG AGCCCCCTTTCGGGCATTGGACCCGTCCTCCCTGTCCTCTCAGTGGGCCTGGCTGTGGACACAGGTTTGTTACAGAAGAGAATATCATCACccaaaagtaaagaaa CAGAAGCAGAGGCAGCAGCAATGTCACGGGTAGTTATAAAACAAGAATCAGCCCCCCTGTCACCAGGTCCAGTCACAACAATTCCCCCAGGAACAGCAGAGCTGTCGCTCGAGGGGCCCAGCACATCGGAAGACACTGCAGTGAGGTGTTTTACTGGAAGAACAGATGGAAGCAGAGAGATTCAGTTCCTAAGCAATATAGAACAAGACGAAATGATTAACAGGGGGATTACAGACCCTGAGTCACCTCCTGCATACTGGTACAAGAGAAACCCCAAAACCCCACCGCATTCCTGGGTAAATGAGCCCAACCAGGGTCAACCAAATCCAGAGAGCTACAGGATCTGTCATCAAGCTCACCCAGTCACCGAGGAGCAGCGTTTGTCAACGCCTCTGGTGTCCGAGATTGACATTCGGGAAGGCCAGCAAAGGCAGCTGCAAGAGATCCAGGCTGTGAGGACCGAACTAGGCCAGCTGTGA
- the LOC131698608 gene encoding peptidase inhibitor R3HDML-like, producing MTDVYIHLYFTGIVLWIAQNSSSFVLPNATGVLQHPASGADSDLEFRDLLSPGVPRNRRKRYISSRDMGTLLDYHNRVRSQVFPPAANMEYMIWDERLAKSAEAWAAQCVWDHGPPQLMRYMGQNLSIHSGRYRSIIELVKSWHDEKQYYSFPNKCSGSVCTHYTQMVWANTNRMGCAVNTCSNMNVWGSSWRRAVFLVCNYSIKGNWVGEAPYKMGRPCSACPPSYGGSCSNNLCSSGFKSNKVN from the exons ATGACTGATGTATATATCCACCTGTATTTCACTGGCATTGTGTTGTGGATAGCACAGAACTCCAGCTCCTTCGTTTTGCCAAACGCTACCGGCGTCCTGCAGCATCCAGCCAGCGGTGCTGACTCAGACCTCGAATTCAGGGACTTACTCAGCCCCGGCGTTCCTCGCAACAGACGGAAGCGCTACATCTCCTCCAGAGACATGGGCACGCTTTTGGATTACCACAACCGGGTGCGGTCGCAGGTATTCCCCCCAGCGGCCAACATGGAATACATG ATCTGGGATGAAAGACTGGCAAAGTCTGCTGAAGCCTGGGCAGCACAGTGTGTGTGGGACCACGGCCCCCCTCAGCTCATGAGATACATGGGCCAGAATCTGTCCATTCATTCTGGGAG ATATCGCTCAATCATCGAGCTTGTCAAGTCATGGCATGACGAAAAGCAATATTACTCCTTTCCCAATAAGTGCAGTGGATCTGTCTGTACCCATTACACACAG ATGGTGTGGGCCAACACCAATAGAATGGGATGTGCGGTTAACACCTGCTCCAACATGAATGTGTGGGGAAGCAGTTGGCGCCGTGCAGTGTTTCTGGTATGCAACTACTCCATTAA GGGTAACTGGGTCGGGGAAGCACCCTACAAGATGGGAAGGCCCTGTTCTGCCTGCCCTCCAAGTTACGGAGGTTCCTGCAGCAACAATTTATGCTCTTCAGGTTTTAAATCCAATAAAGTTAACTGA
- the LOC117418191 gene encoding acyl-coenzyme A diphosphatase FITM2-like yields MADLDKCVSLCEKLRSNKVLHKHMQWIFLVITVTGSLLKEMQLLPDWYFNNKRNVLNVYFVKLAWGWTLWLLLPFISISNFYISKKDPVFVLQRLSSLLVGTVVWYTCTHFFVFIEDLTGACYESESMDVIKMDYSSKLACKKSGLFWRGYDISGHSFLLAYSTLIILEETALMSDLKNISQRPPESVRAIVSVFYIALNVLVVIWIWMFFCTSVYFHDFTHKFCGTSFGILAWYVTYRIWYQKPFSPGLPTRQERKVMPNQRRYSQNSD; encoded by the exons ATGGCAGACTTGGATAAATGCGTGAGTCTGTGTGAAAAATTACGGAGTAATAAAGTACTCCATAAACATATGCAATGGATCTTTCTGGTTATTACAGTGACGGGGTCCCTATTGAAGGAGATGCAGCTTCTCCCTGATTGGTATTTTAACAACAAAAGGAATGTCCTGAACGT GTACTTTGTCAAGCTTGCCTGGGGCTGGacgctgtggttgctgctgccCTTCATTTCCATCTCTAACTTTTACATCTCTAAAAAAGATCCCGTGTTCGTCCTGCAGCGTTTGAGTTCACTTCTGGTTGGAACAGTGGTTTGGTACACTTGCactcatttctttgtttttatagaaGACCTCACAGGCGCTTGTTATGAATCAGAGTCGATGGACGTTATCAAAATGGACTACTCTTCTAAATTAGCGTGTAAGAAGAGTGGCTTGTTCTGGCGTGGGTATGATATCTCTGGGCACTCTTTCTTACTTGCATATTCAACTCTTATAATCCTAGAAGAAACAGCGTTGATGAGTGACTTGAAGAACATAAGCCAAAGACCCCCTGAGTCTGTGCGTGCCATTGTTAGTGTGTTTTATATTGCTTTAAATGTGCTAGTAGTCATCTGGATCTGGATGTTCTTTTGTACCTCTGTATACTTTCATGACTTTACTCATAAATTCTGTGGCACATCTTTTGGAATATTGGCGTGGTACGTGACTTACCGGATTTGGTACCAGAAACCATTTTCCCCAGGACTCCCCACTAGACAAGAAAGAAAAGTCATGCCTAACCAAAGACGCTACTCGCAAAATTCCGACTAA